In Trueperella pecoris, the DNA window TGCGATGACGATGGCGGCGGCCGTCCAGACGGCCACGAGCGGCCAGAAGATGCCGGGCACGACGTTGGCGCCTTCGCCGGGTGCGGAGAGCTGGAGGAAGTCTCCGACGAAGAAGTTCAGTGTGTCGCTTCCCCAGGCCTCGTTGAAGGAGAAGAACATGTATCGCACGGCCCAGGCCAGGATGACCGCGTAGTAGGTCATGATGACGAGGGAAATGACGACCTGGAACCACCCGAGCGCCTCCCACTTTTTGGAGATGCGCCGGAAGACGGCTGGCGAGGAGCCGCGATAGCGGTGGCCGAGCGAGTAGTCCAGTAGCAGGATGGGGATTCCGGCGGTGAGCAGCGCTACGAGATAGGGGATGAGGAAGGCTCCGCCGCCGTTGGTGTAGGCGACGCCGGGGAAGCGCCAGATGTTTCCTAGGCCGATTGCTGATCCGACTGCGGCGAGGATGAAGCCGTATTGGCCGCTCCATTGTTCGCGTTTCGTGTGTGGTTGGTTCATGCTCTGTTCTCCCTTGTGTGGCGGATGTGATGCCTCGTGCGGCGAGGTGTCACAGATATTGACTCGATTTTTGCGGTGTTCGGCCAAATTCTCGTAGGTGACCATATTGTGGACGGTGATTCCGTTGTGTGAAACGCCCGTCGGCTCGGTTGTGAGTTTTCACGACGCCGTCCGCCCGCTCTACGAGATCGCTCGCGCTGGGCGCGGGCCCGCTGGCCGTCAAGCCCGCCAGCGCTATGATTCCGCGCACCAAGCAAGGTGTCTGGGGTGAGGAGCGGTAGAGTATTGCCCGTGAATGAACTAATTCTTGGAATTGAAACCTCGTGTGATGAGACGGGTATTGCTCTTGTTCGTAACGGCGAACTGCTCGCGGATGTGACGGCGACCTCGATGGATGAATTTGCGCGCTATGGTGGCATCATCCCGGAGATCGCCTCGCGCGCTCACCTGGAGTCGTTCATTCCCACGCTCGATGCCGCCCTGGAGCAGGCAGGCGTCACTTTGGATGAGGTCGATGCGATTGCCGTGACGGCCGGACCGGGGCTGGTTGGCCCGCTGACCATTGGCGTTTCCGCTGCGAAGGCGCTGGCGCTCGCGCTTGATAAGCCGCTTTACGGGGTTAACCACATTGTGGGGCACATTGCCGTCGACCAGCTCGTTCACGGCGATTTCCCGGACCGTTTCATTGGTCTGGTGGTCTCCGGTGGGCATTCCCACCTGCTGAAGATCGATAATATTGCCAACACGATTGAGGAGCTGGGTGGAACGCTGGACGACGCCGCCGGTGAGGCCTTCGACAAGGTCGGCCGTCTGCTTGACCTGCCCTACCCGGGTGGTCCGCATATTGATCGCTTGTCTCAGCAGGGTGACCCGCACGCGATTAAGTTCCCCCGTGGCCTCTCTCG includes these proteins:
- the tsaD gene encoding tRNA (adenosine(37)-N6)-threonylcarbamoyltransferase complex transferase subunit TsaD; protein product: MNELILGIETSCDETGIALVRNGELLADVTATSMDEFARYGGIIPEIASRAHLESFIPTLDAALEQAGVTLDEVDAIAVTAGPGLVGPLTIGVSAAKALALALDKPLYGVNHIVGHIAVDQLVHGDFPDRFIGLVVSGGHSHLLKIDNIANTIEELGGTLDDAAGEAFDKVGRLLDLPYPGGPHIDRLSQQGDPHAIKFPRGLSRGKDKVSHQYDYSFSGVKTAVARHVEGLQARGEELPKADIAASFSFAVCDVLVEKAFAACQTHGCDTLVVGGGFSANSMLRAMADERAKELGVTVRIPPIRYCTDNGAMIAALGWSVANSGEVSSPLDITVNTGLPRETIVVR